From Pagrus major chromosome 6, Pma_NU_1.0, one genomic window encodes:
- the LOC140998691 gene encoding olfactory receptor class A-like protein 4 — protein MNNLMEGDMDTELVGMGLRVSVSPAQTAFYIMLVLLGIIGNATVVGVVGKSVLNERGGGRNSDIIIINMALSNLLVSLVRNTLLVISDTGLQLYSSKEWCQILMGVWVWLRSVNVWSTFFLSAFHLQTLRRVAPNVGNLHGQRGTPKTLLLSLGLIWLLNFIYSIPAHIFSINGNQNSTETLMLVSSTTRPLLGCVWNFPSVYSGLAYATTSMVIHETIPIILMALTNLGSLYTLYTHGRMRSSVQDAPVIKRVPAERRAAKVILALIMLFIASWGTSIISVNYFNYNRGSSAEFLLVIARFANIIFIAMSPGVLAVGHRRLRSFIRSMLTH, from the exons ATGAACAACCTGATGGAGGGGGATATGGACACAGAGCTTGTGGGGATGGGACTTCGTGTCTCTGTGTCCCCTGCACAAACAGCCTTTTACATTATGCTGGTTTTGCTTGGCATCATTGGTAATGCCACCGTGGTCGGGGTGGTCGGTAAGAGTGTATTAAATGAACGTGGTGGGGGACGAAACTCCGACATTATTATCATCAACATGGCACTTTCTAACCTGCTGGTGTCTTTGGTGAGGAACACGCTGCTGGTCATCTCAGACACGGGACTGCAG CTGTACTCCTCCAAAGAGTGGTGCCAGATCCTCATGGGTGTCTGGGTGTGGCTGCGATCGGTCAACGTGTGGTCAACGTTCTTCCTCAGTGCGTTCCACCTCCAGACACTGAGGCGTGTGGCCCCAAATGTTGGGAACCTTCACGGGCAGCGGGGCACTCCCAAGACCCTGCTGCTGAGTCTGGGCCTCATCTGGCTTCTCAACTTTATTTACTCCATTCCTGCTCATATCTTTTCCATTAATGGGAACCAGAACAGCACAGAG aCCCTGATGCTGGTGAGCAGCACAACACGCCCCCTGCTGGGCTGTGTCTGGAACTTTCCCTCTGTCTACAGTGGCCTGGCCTACGCTACAACATCTATGGTGATCCATGAAACAATTCCCATTATCCTGATGGCCTTAACCAACCTGGGCTCCCTCTACACACTCTACACCCACGGTAGGATGCGGAGTTCGGTGCAAGATGCACCTGTCATAAAACGGGTGCCTGCTGAGAGACGAGCAGCcaag GTGATTCTCGCTCTCATAATGCTCTTCATCGCATCCTGGGGAACCAGCATTATCTCCGTCAACTATTTCAACTACAACCGCGGCTCTTCAGCTGAGTTTCTTCTGGTCATTGCTCGTTTTGCCAACATCATCTTCATTGCCATGTCACCTGGTGTTCTGGCTGTTGGCCACCGGCGGCTGCGTTCTTTCATCAGGTCTATGCTCACTCACTGA
- the LOC140998758 gene encoding von Willebrand factor A domain-containing protein 1-like has product MIKFIVFKCCSGRMRHFLLRCFLLLATLQRRNTQIALPATELNCCEGDILLLLDSSGSVANYEFSRLLLFSSELLRPFSLGRGHVRVGLLQVGTNPNLEFGLDVHNNQESLQKALQSVRQLQGDTNTEAALGVAQQLLTETEEKVPKILLWLTDGVQPGDVDKPMSELKAQGVSVLAVSTVHGNYQVLQRAVTPPLESHLYSVDIDNVDIITEDLRDAIIKIIRAERLRVVHLTSHSAVLQWRPVLSAGSGYYELRYHSVRKLDPETRRILPGDSSWVELTNLHPDTSYTASLHPESNQQLFNRLSVDFTTLPDILSPAVVSVSDAGPRQIRVSWGPLQPARVQRFTVEYGAIPSGHVHTVTLHNQQNSTLLTGLEPGTQYLVTVSALHVNGKERAMSVRACTQEAALPALADLQLTAVQHQEVQVAWQAGQEGLKGYWLSWEREGSLGSSWKPSTSSVYLPPTSRSTRLTHLAPGSRVCVSPVYSSGRGDGLCCTAERDTDSNQWG; this is encoded by the exons AGTTAAACTGCTGTGAAGGGGATATTCTCCTCCTGCTGGACTCTTCAGGAAGTGTGGCAAACTACGAGTTCTCACGCCTGTTGCTCTTCTCCAGCGAGCTGCTTCGCCCCTTCTCACTGGGCCGTGGGCACGTAAGAGTCGGGTTGCTGCAGGTGGGCACAAACCCGAACCTGGAGTTTGGCCTGGACGTCCACAACAATCAGGAGAGTCTGCAGAAAGCACTGCAGAGTGTCCGCCAGCTGCAGGGGGACACCAACACTGAGGCGGCGCTCGGGGTGGCCCAGCAGCTTCTGACAGAGACGGAGGAGAAGGTGCCAAAGATCCTGCTGTGGCTGACTGATGGTGTGCAGCCTGGAGACGTGGACAAGCCGATGTCTGAGCTGAAGGCGCAGGGAGTTTCTGTGCTGGCGGTGTCTACAGTACATGGCAACTACCAGGTGTTACAACGGGCAGTGACACCACCTCTGGAGTCTCACCTCTACTCTGTGGACATAGATAACGTCGACATCATCACAGAGGACCTGAGGGACGCCATCatta AAATCATTCGTGCAGAACGGCTGCGTGTGGTTCACTTGACTTCCCATAGTGCCGTGCTGCAGTGGCGTCCTGTTCTGAGTGCAGGCAGCGGTTACTATGAACTCCGGTATCACTCTGTGAGGAAACTGGACCCTGAGACCAGACGCATTCTCCCAGGCGACTCCAGCTGGGTAGAGCTGACCAACCTGCACCCTGATACCTCCTACACAGCTTCCCTCCACCCAGAGTCCAACCAGCAGCTGTTTAACAGGCTCTCTGTGGACTTCACCACACTTCCTG ATATTTTAAGCCCAGCCGTGGTGTCCGTGTCAGACGCTGGCCCTCGTCAGATCCGTGTGAGCTGGGGTCCCCTGCAGCCGGCTCGAGTCCAGAGATTCACGGTGGAGTACGGAGCAATCCCGAGCGGACACGTCCACACCGTGACGTTACACAACCAGCAGAACTCCACCTTACTAACGGGTCTGGAGCCGGGCACTCAGTACCTGGTCACAGTCAGCGCTCTGCATGTGAATGGAAAAGAAAGAGCCATGTCTGTGAGGGCATGCACTCAAGAGG CAGCTCTGCCTGCCCTGGCCGACCTTCAGCTGACCGCGGTGCAGCATCAGGAGGTGCAGGTGGCGTGGCAGGCCGGTCAGGAAGGCCTGAAAGGCTACTGGCTGAGCTGGGAGAGAGAAGGCTCACTCGGCTCCTCCTGGAAGCCCTCCACCTCCTCGGTCTACCTGCCTCCTACCTCTCGTTCAACCCGGCTCACACACCTCGCGCCAGGCagtcgagtgtgtgtgtcccctgTCTACAGCTCTGGCCGAGGAGACGGGTTATGctgcactgcagagagagacacag ATTCCAACCAGTGGGGTTAA